AGACCGAGCAGATATTTTACGGGCTGCGGGTATTCCCTTTGAGCAGGGCGGACATAGCGAAGAGCGCATTTTGGCGGCTCAACTCATTATTAAAAGTCCGGGGATTCCAGATACGGCCCCTTTGATTCAAAAAGCCAGTGCTGCGGGCATTCCCATTTGGGATGAGATTGAGCTAGCGGCCCGTTATAGCTCGGCCAAAGTGATTGGCATTACGGGCAGCAATGGAAAAACGACCACCACGGCCCTACTTTATCATTTGCTCAAAACGGCGGGATATGCTGTGGGCTTAGGGGGTAATATTGGTCAAAGTTGGGCCATGCAATTGGCCCAAGGCCAAGATGATGAATATATGGTGCTAGAGCTGAGCAGTTTTCAGCTCGACCGCTGTTATGAGTTGGCCCCAGAACTGATGATTTTGACCAATGTCAGTCCCGATCATTTGGATCGTTATGGCTATGAGATGGATAATTATCTGGCTTCCAAGTTGCGCCTCATTCAAAATAAAACAGCCGAGCAGCCTTTTATCTATCCCAAAGAAGATCCTTATATTCCCGCTGGTTTAAAGCGCTATTATCAGGGACCTACGGCCAATTGCTTGGCCCAAGATTGGCCCGAACTAAACGCCAAAGAGCTATGGGTAGAAGATTGGGCCTTTGTCCAAGATCAACTTCCTTTGGTGGGCCGCCACAACCTGATGAACATGAAAATGGCTTTGCAAGCCGTCAAATGCCTGGGGATGTCTCAGGAAATGGCCCAAAAAGGTCTCGATAGCTTTGAAAACCACCCCCACCGCTTGGAAAAAGTGATGGTTTTGGGTGGCGTTCAATATATCAATGATAGTAAGGCCACCAATGTGGAAGCGGTTTATTACGCCCTAGAAGCTATGCAAGCGCCTACGGTTTGGATTGTTGGCGGAGTGGATAAGGGCAATGATTATAGTAGCCTTTTCCCCTTCATTGGGCAGCCCGTAAAAGCTATTGTTTGTTTGGGGGTAGATAATCGCCCAATTAGGGCCGCCTTTGCTGCCAAAACTGACTATATTGTGGAGGCTGCCTCTATGGCAGAGGCCATAAAACTGGCCAGCCTCTATGCCCAAGCTGGAGATAATATTCTATTGTCGCCCGCCTGCGCTAGCTTCGACCTATTCAAAAACTATATCGATCGTGGCGATCAATTTAAGGCCATTTTGGAAGAGCAACGCCAACTCTTGGAAAAAGGCCATAATATGGAAATGAATCTAACCCTCAATCGAAATAAAAAATAGTAGCCCATGAGCTCTAGCATGAGTGTTTTTCAAAAGCGAATTGCCGCCCTTTTGCAAGGGGATCAAATCATTTGGTTGGTCCTTGGCCTTTTGGGCATTATTTCTATCCTTACCGTTTATAGCTCGGCAGAAGTACTAGCCAACCGAAACGGCGTGGGCACCGAGTCTTTTCTCGTCAAGCATATTATGCTGCTCATCGCTTCGGTGGTGGTCATGTATATTGCCCATTTGATTCACTATAAACGCTATGCCCGCTGGTCCACAATTATGCTGGTCCTCTCGGTCCTGATGCTTCTCTTTACCATGTTTTTTGGGACAGAACTGAACGGGGCCTCCCGCTGGATTAAGATTCCTTTTGTCGGCATTACTTTCCAAACCTCCGATTTTGCCAAGATTTCACTCATTTTATATGTGGCCCGAACCATTTCGCTCTTACAGGAGAAGAAAGGCTCGCTCTTAGAGCTGGTTTTGCCCGTTTTGCTGGTTTGTGTGCTCATTGCCCCCTCCGATTTATCTAGCGCGCTGGTCCTTTTCTTTACCTGCATTTTATTGATGTTTATCGGTCGGGTAGAAATTCGCAGCCTGATTTCTTTGGTCATGCTGGGCGTGGGCCTTTTTGCCATGCTCGTTATTCTCTCCGATTTTGTCGATTGGATCCGTGTAGATACTTGGGTGAGCCGCTTGCGTAGCTTTATGGATGGCTCGGGCTCTGGCGATGTCTTTCAGGTAGAACAGGCCAAAATGGCTATTGCTCGCGGAGGCTTTTTTGGTGTGGGCCCTGGCAATGGGGTGCAAGCGCACTTTTTGCCCCACTCCTACTCCGATTATATTTATTGTATTATCATTGAGGAATACGGCATCATTGGGGGCATCTTTGTGGTTGCGCTCTATTTGGCCCTCCTCTATCGTACGATCAGAATGGTGCACCGCAGCCCAAAAACCTTCGGTGCGATGCTGGCCTTTGGCCTCTGCGCAAGTATGGTCATTCAGGCTTTTGCCCATATGGCCGTAAATGTAAACTTGATGCCCGTAACGGGACTTACGCTCCCCTTTGTGAGTATGGGGGGAACCTCCCTGATGTTTACGGGGCTCTCTTTTGGCGTAATGCTGAGCGTGAGCCGAAATATTGAAAAAAATCAACCGAAGAAAGAAGCAAAAGAAGAAGCAGCTTAATGAAATATCTAATTAGTGGCGGGGGAACTGGCGGCCATATTTTTCCCGCTATTGCCATCGCGCAGGCCTTAGAACAGGCCGACCCCCAAGCCGAATTCCTTTTTGTAGGGGCCGAGGGAAAAATGGAAATGCAAAAGGTGCCCGAAGCAGGTTACCGCATCGAAG
This genomic interval from Saprospira grandis contains the following:
- the murD gene encoding UDP-N-acetylmuramoyl-L-alanine--D-glutamate ligase, coding for MLEQVVVLGAGESGLGAALLAQKKGGNVFVSDAGSIRADRADILRAAGIPFEQGGHSEERILAAQLIIKSPGIPDTAPLIQKASAAGIPIWDEIELAARYSSAKVIGITGSNGKTTTTALLYHLLKTAGYAVGLGGNIGQSWAMQLAQGQDDEYMVLELSSFQLDRCYELAPELMILTNVSPDHLDRYGYEMDNYLASKLRLIQNKTAEQPFIYPKEDPYIPAGLKRYYQGPTANCLAQDWPELNAKELWVEDWAFVQDQLPLVGRHNLMNMKMALQAVKCLGMSQEMAQKGLDSFENHPHRLEKVMVLGGVQYINDSKATNVEAVYYALEAMQAPTVWIVGGVDKGNDYSSLFPFIGQPVKAIVCLGVDNRPIRAAFAAKTDYIVEAASMAEAIKLASLYAQAGDNILLSPACASFDLFKNYIDRGDQFKAILEEQRQLLEKGHNMEMNLTLNRNKK
- a CDS encoding FtsW/RodA/SpoVE family cell cycle protein; the encoded protein is MSSSMSVFQKRIAALLQGDQIIWLVLGLLGIISILTVYSSAEVLANRNGVGTESFLVKHIMLLIASVVVMYIAHLIHYKRYARWSTIMLVLSVLMLLFTMFFGTELNGASRWIKIPFVGITFQTSDFAKISLILYVARTISLLQEKKGSLLELVLPVLLVCVLIAPSDLSSALVLFFTCILLMFIGRVEIRSLISLVMLGVGLFAMLVILSDFVDWIRVDTWVSRLRSFMDGSGSGDVFQVEQAKMAIARGGFFGVGPGNGVQAHFLPHSYSDYIYCIIIEEYGIIGGIFVVALYLALLYRTIRMVHRSPKTFGAMLAFGLCASMVIQAFAHMAVNVNLMPVTGLTLPFVSMGGTSLMFTGLSFGVMLSVSRNIEKNQPKKEAKEEAA